The sequence AGAGAATGGGACAGATTTCAAAGGCCAGCATATTTTAATGTATaacctgctgtttttctgtaacCTGTTGACCAGATATTCCAAGCTCATACAGTTCAAACATGCCATCAGCCATAATAATGTGACAATATCGATGGATATTAAACAATACTAGtattacagtttgtgttttgaaacatttggcattggtttttcttgtttgtttgttgttgttgtttgttttttgtttttgtttttttaattcatgcaCTTAAGTTTGTGTAAACTGTTACTGTGATTGAGTGCATATCAGTAACATTCATATTTCTCACATATTAATTTTCATGTTCACAAAGCTTGGTGTTATCAGTGTTCTACTGTGACTGAAGATTTTGACAATAgcaaaaatgttatttacatCAGCTCATCTTACTTCATAATATCACATAGGCCTGACTTTTATGACcagatacaagatacaagagtTGCTTAGATGTTGACTGTATCCATTGTGGTCTATGGTAACATCTGAATCACAATCACAATTTTggaccaaaacaaaactgcatttcttCTAAATCACAGTCCATTTgacagttgttgagatatttctgtGTGGACCAAAGTGGCGGACTGACCGAAAGACCAAAATGTCCATCCCTAAGGCCATGTCATCAACATGGCTGAAAACACTGTAATTACCACATCTTctagagaaaagaagaaaccaaaGTTGTCTTACAGAGACACAAGAACATAGCAGACTCACTGCTTATGGTGATTGATGATAGTGTTGGCAATGTCCACACTTACTTTGAACCCAAAGAGACGAGATTACTTTTTCATGAGCTGGCACTTGCAACCACTTATCACATCCTCCAGGTGCCTTTTTGATTCCTTACTTGATCCTGCTGGTGCTGGAAGGAAtgcctctcctgctgctggagtTTGCCATCGGCCAGCGCCTCAGGAAAGGCAGTGTGGGAGTGTGGAGGGCCATTCACCCTTATCTGACTGGTGTTGGTACGTAAAACAGGCTCTGggggaaaataaacaaagaaagaccacatgacaaaacaaaatgcacaagtGTAACAATCACTGATTGTTTGGCCTCTTGTGAGTGTGATGTCATCATTTCATGATGTTGTCCCTCAGGTATAGCTTCCATGTTGGTGTCATTTTTGGTTGGACTGTACTACAACACCTTAATAGCCTGGATCATGTGGTATTTCTTCAATTCCTTTCAAGACCCGCTGCCTTGGACTCAGTGTCCTCTCAGTGACAATGGCACAGGTATTTGAATAATCACACATTATCAACCTAtacttacacatgcacactaaaGCACCCAAATTACATCTTTGTTCGGTATATTTGTTGCCCCTGCAGCATTTGTGCCGGAGTGTCAGCGGAGCTCCACCGTGGATTACTACTTTTACCGAGTGACTCTCAATAGTTCAACCTCTATAGCTGACTCTGGAGGAATCCACTGGCCCATAGTAGTCTGCCTGCTAGCTGCCTGGACGCTCGTTGCTATCTGCTGTATAAGGGGGATCAGTACTTCAGGCAAGGTTTGTTAGACTGTCAATCAGTCAACTAGCCGTTCACTAAGCCCCAAGTCCTTATAACTGTTGTAATGCTGTCAAGCTTTCCTTTCTTGATAACATAGGAAGATTCAGTAGCCTGCCCAGAATTCATAGTCAACCACTGATTTTGTCAGTTGAAACAACAACTGTCAACTTATCCAAATCTAcgacagcaggacagagacgCTAACATTAAATGAGACTCTAAAAACCAAATCCACAAGGGGTATACAAACAGTCATGATATACTACatggtggattttttttgaTGCAGCTTTATAGCACAAAATAACCTCAGCATCATCTCATATCTTCCATTTTGTAATCATGAAGCTCTAATTGGACAATTGTTGTTCGGGGTTAGGGTTTAGCAGATGGTCAAATATGATTACtaaaattactgaaaaaaacTTCAATCTGATGTCcattataatttgtttttgcatttgttctTGTGATGACCTCAGGCAGTGTACGTCACAGCCATTCTGCCTTACATAGTGCTGGCCATCTTCCTGATTCGAGGACTGACTCTTAAAGGCGCCCTGAGTGGAATAAAGTTCCTCTTCACACCAGACGTATGTTACAAATTGCTATTGTGGAAAAAGTTAGTTATATATGTCATAGCTCATAGACATATCACACTGTATGTCTTGCTCTTGCAGGTGGATGAATTGATTAAACCAACTACTTGGCTGGATGCAGGTGCCCAGGTCTTTTATGCCTTTGGTTTGGCATGGGGAGGCCTCATCTCCTTTTCAAGTTATAACCCTGTTCAGTAAGACACATTTAGAAGACATGTGGTGTTTCTCATTTTGCATTTCAAGTCTGGTACTGCTCACTTTGATTGGAAAAATCGTAGTAGCCATTCTCAGTCAACACGTGTCTTGCTTTCTTTCCCCAAGCAACAACTGCATGCAAGATGCTGTGATCCTGTCAGCTGTAACTGGCTTTACCTCAATCTATGCTGCTACAGTCACCTATTCCATCATTGGCTTCAGGGCCACAGAGAAATATGACAACTGTATCAGCAAGTGAGTATTCTTAAATTGACAAGAAATGCAAAATTCATGTCTACTCAAACTCTTCAGTTTTATGGTCTATATGTGTATATATCTCAGATTGCTTTTCATATAAGTAAGTTGAAAGAGTTATTGAATGCTGCTCACATTCCTCCTAAGAGAGTATTCATTACAGTATAATATTGGTTGGTAGGTTGGACTCCACATTGCACTGGtaatcccctgacttttcatcaagCACCACCAGGTGTCCAGAACCTGCTTGGAAATTAACATGGTGTTATAGAGTATACTGTTGTTTTAGGGTGCTTCAACTGATTGGCCATTGATCATAATTGGTTGATTTTCATTCTAAATAGTGTAATTGGAAGTCTTTAATAAGATGAGCTGATCAGATAAAAATACAACTTTAGGCACCACTAAAATGCCATGAAATACTGCAGGAATATTTCATCATCATCCCTGACAGAATCCTTAGTTTGCTACCAAATatgtcaaaaatatatatatatatattcttatcagcctcagttgtactttgtgtttcattttaattaccAGATTTTAGTTTGCTAGTATGCTAGACCAAGACGGTCAATCTGGTAAATGCTTACTATGAAACATCAACCCGTAAACATCATCATAGTGAGCGTGCTAGCACGCagatattagcatttagctcaaagcactgaaCCATTTAATGGAGTTATCATGGAACACAAGGAGAAGTGGAATCTACTTCTATATAAACAAAGATTGGTGTACGGATGTCACACTGTGAAGGAAATCATGCACGCTTCACTTTTTCGCGATCTTTcttaactgtaaaatatttaattcagtgCAGTAGTTCTCATTCATTCTGGTCAATGCTTACATTCTACTTCTGGCCTGCATTACCTGACTGATCAGATAACCAAAATGGAGCTGAAACATCAAGACTCTCCACTCAGTCACAAACTACCAAAATATAAACAGCATTGTCCCACAAGAGATGAACCACTGGACCACTGCCATGCCATTAAAAATGAGGCCTATGGCTATGTCCCCCGCACAGATTTAGTACTCTCTGATCATGCTCAACTGGTCTTCTGATGCAGGCGGAATAAGCAGGAGCTGAACTCGCTCAGAACTGTGGCGATGACAGTCAGTTTCAAGAGAAGCCCTCAGCACTAGCCTCCATCAAACCATCAACAGCTCTATAGCATCTTTTGCACTTTCGGTTCTAGGTGAAAATGTTGCACTGTTATTCCATCTCACTGCTCTATATAAAACTGAGGTACAGGGGATACACTGTTGTTTTACACTCCTCAGCTATTTTACCATCTACATTTATACACTAGGGTGGCATTATAtcagcattatttattttagtgaGACAAAGTCCATATATGTATAAGGATACATAATATATATTGGATATATAAGGATACTTAATAAAGCGTACTCTTATCTGAGTATTGTATTGAGATAGACTTGAAATGTCTGAAactgtgtaaatgtaaatgctATTAATGTAAAGTTATTAAtctgtgacacattttctcCCTAGTAACATCATGACATTGTTAAATGCATTTGACCTTCCTGAAGACAGCATCACAAAAGACAACTACGACGCAGCCTTTAGTCATTTTAACAGCTCCAATCCCGATATTGTTTTTGGACTGGACATGAAAGCCTGTGACATGCAGAAACTTCTCAGTGAGGTGACTGTGTTGATGATTaatgtcagaaatgaaaaaataacaagctgtttttgtttattagtCTTATCTGTATTAtgcctaatgtgtgtgtttgtgcagggtGTGGAGGGAACAGGTCTGGCCTTCATTGTGTTCACAGAAGCCATCACCAAGATGCCTGGTTCTCCAGTCTGGTCTGTCCTCTTCTTTGTGATGCTTCTCTGTTTGGGACTCTCAACCCTGTTTGGTAACATTGAGGGGGTGGTGGTCCCACTGAAAGACCTGAATGTATTCCCTAAAACATGGCCCCATGAAGCGCTAACTGgtaacatgttgtttttttttttaatctgtcaatgatgttgtgtttgttttctgtttaaacacaaactccttgtttttgtgtgtttcaggagtAACATGTATTGTTGCTTTCGTCATCTCCCTCCTGTTTGCACAGCATTCAGGGATTTATTGGGTAACGCTCTTTGACAATTTTGCCGGATCAATTCCACTGCTGACCATTGGATTCTTTGAGATGATAGctgttgtttacatttatgGCATAGACAGGTTAGTGCATAGTGCAtgttcaaattaaataaattaaattatttcagcTACACATTGTCCTTGTGTTTGATTTACATCTTGAAATTTGCTCTATGGTGAAAGTTGATCTGTTTAGTCCCATGTAACAGGGATCTCTCAACAAACAGGGATGTCTTTTTCTCAACTTTTCCAAACTAATTTAATCCCTGTTGTGTGGCAGGTTCAATGCGGACTTGGAGTTCATGGTCGGACACAAGCCCTCCTTCTTCTGGCAAGTTACATGGAGGTTCATCAGTCCTCTCGTTGTTCTGGTCATTTTAGTTTTCTACCTGGTGACGCAAGCCCAAAAAAAGCTCACCTATTTAGTCTGGGATCCCAGCTCTGTAAGTACAAAGGCTAATATAGCCTAAGAATCCCAACTCCCCAAAAACTTTATGTTACCCTTTTCCCTAACGTTCTGTCATTGCGTGATGTACACATCATAAGACATACTTAACATTTTTAGGTAAATGATATTCATCTGTGGTGCAGCATGTAATAAGCAAATTATTACAGTAGTTAGCCAAACTTCACTAAAGTTTGGACAGCTATTACATACCAAATGCACTAATCATCCTGTTTTGTGGTTTACAGGAGAAGTTCCCTTCTCTGGCATCAATACCATACCCTTCATGGATCAGTGTGATCATCTTTGTTCTGGCTGGAATCCCCAGTCTGGCAGTGCCTCTGTATGCATTATGTAGGCTGGTCTTTGTTtgttgcaagaaaaaaataggCAGAAAATGAGCCAATTGTCCGAACCAGTGCTGCACATTCAGGCATTGCAATGGTTTGTCTATTTATACCCATTTACAGGTTCTTAAAGCACAATACTGTTTTACTCATGCACTTTAGAAAAGTACATTTCTGCTCATGTTTTGTGCAAATTCATTGCCTTTGTATGAATATACTGCACTTATTCATGCACAGATTAGTCTGTTAATATGGTTTCTTGTTGTATTGGACCTTTCAAAATTGATAGACAAGACAGCATACTGTCCAGGTATACTGTCCATTGAGGACAGCATACTGTCCATCTTTGCTTATATAACTTGTCATAAAATTTCTAACAAATATCTACCAATATCTGAAAATGTCTACCTATCACTACTATATCAGCTATCTATTTTTTATCTACTAGCAAAATATGGCAAAGATGCATGTcacatttcaataaaaatgtccaaaatgtgaGATCCTAATTCTTTATGCATGTTCTCCAAGCTGTAGGTAATTTATGAATTGAGAGCTCAGTTgcatacattttcacaaaagcaCAAGGTGACAGGAACTTAATGcatcattttgtctgttaaTGTGGCAAAGTAGCAGTTGGACTATAAAAGCAAGATGCCTCAAGTGGAGGTTAGATCCagaccaaacagaaaacatagtaataatcaagttttttttcacataatttACTGTTGAAACGAGGTAGTGTTTGATCATGACAGCAGTGAGCTTGATGGGAACTGGCATGTCCCTGTCAATGACAGCAAGTCACAGATTAGGGAAATCTGCTCCCCTCACCTGATATAAAAGTACGTAAAACACAACcaatacattaaaatgcatcTCTACTACCCTACAAGTCTGCATGGCTTGAATAATGTTACACAAAAAGCTGATTAAATAACACTAACCCCATTCCTCCTCTGAGAGTATCTGAGAGCACTCAGCCCCTTTGGACTCTAATAGCCCAAACACAACATAAGTGACTAACCTGAACACCTGGCACatgaaacatccatccatccatccattttctatactgcttatccgtcagggtcgcgggggagctggagcctatcccagctgactacgggtgagaggcggggttcaccctggactggtcgccaccCACTCAGGCAtagggaaaacatgcaaactccacatagaagggcccagattaGACCAGATTAGACCTGCCACCCACATTACACATTATATCAGTGATTATTATCAAGAAACAGCAATGTTGTAAAAGGTACCCAAATGTCATATTTGAGTAAAAGTGAAGATATTGTGCTAAAATGTTACTTTGATATAAGTGAAAGCCACCCATATGAATAGTACTTCAGTAATAGTCTTAAAGTATCTGATATAAAACGTACAAAAGCATCaaaagtacaagtaaaagtaaatttTACATATGTA comes from Scatophagus argus isolate fScaArg1 chromosome 17, fScaArg1.pri, whole genome shotgun sequence and encodes:
- the LOC124074880 gene encoding sodium-dependent neutral amino acid transporter B(0)AT1-like translates to MRVELPNPGLDLRIPDHKDLERMEKEEAGDRPKWDNKTQYILTCVGFCIGLGNVWRFPYLCQSHGGGAFLIPYLILLVLEGMPLLLLEFAIGQRLRKGSVGVWRAIHPYLTGVGIASMLVSFLVGLYYNTLIAWIMWYFFNSFQDPLPWTQCPLSDNGTAFVPECQRSSTVDYYFYRVTLNSSTSIADSGGIHWPIVVCLLAAWTLVAICCIRGISTSGKAVYVTAILPYIVLAIFLIRGLTLKGALSGIKFLFTPDVDELIKPTTWLDAGAQVFYAFGLAWGGLISFSSYNPVHNNCMQDAVILSAVTGFTSIYAATVTYSIIGFRATEKYDNCISNNIMTLLNAFDLPEDSITKDNYDAAFSHFNSSNPDIVFGLDMKACDMQKLLSEGVEGTGLAFIVFTEAITKMPGSPVWSVLFFVMLLCLGLSTLFGNIEGVVVPLKDLNVFPKTWPHEALTGVTCIVAFVISLLFAQHSGIYWVTLFDNFAGSIPLLTIGFFEMIAVVYIYGIDRFNADLEFMVGHKPSFFWQVTWRFISPLVVLVILVFYLVTQAQKKLTYLVWDPSSEKFPSLASIPYPSWISVIIFVLAGIPSLAVPLYALCRLVFVCCKKKIGRK